DNA sequence from the Tenacibaculum mesophilum genome:
TTCACTTGAAGAATATAATGAAGTAATTAACTCTGAAGAACATTTACCAAACTCTACAACTAATTTATTAAAATCTCAAAGAGACATTATATTAAATGATGCTATATTAGTAAAAGAACTAGAAAAAATTAAATAGTGATAGTTTTTAATTAAAAAAAGGAGAGTTAATAACTCTCCTTTTTTATGCTTCTACTGAACATTTTTTATAAAGTCTCTCATAAGCTGGGAGAATATTATTTAGTGAAAATAGCTTAATATGTTCTTTTGCATTTTCTTTAAACTCATTCAAAGCTTTATCATCTTTTAAAATATTAATAGCATTATTAGCCATACCTTCAATATCACCTAATTTACTTAAAAAGCCTGTTACACCATGAATATTAACTTCTGGCAAACCTCCTGTATTTGTGGATATAACTACTGTGCTTGCAGCCATGGCTTCTAAAGCTGCTAACCCGAAGCTTTCCGTTTCAGATGGTAATAAAAACACATCGGTATAACATAATATTTTTGCTACTTCTGTACTATTCCCCATAAAAAGCACTTTGTCTTCGATTTCTAACTCTTTAGCTAAGTTCTCAGCTTTTAAACGCTCAGGGCCATCACCAACCATTAATAATTTTGATGGAACTTCTTCTTGAACCCTATTAAAAATTCGAATTACATCATCAGTACGCTTTACAGGCCTAAAGTTACTTATATGTGTTAAGATTTTTTCCTCCGGTTTAGCTAGCGCTTCTCTTTTACACTCTCCCTCATGAGCTCTATCATATTTTTCTCCATCAATAAAATTGTACACCACTTTAATATCTTTATCAATATTAAATAACCTAAGAGTATCTTCCTTTAAACTTTTAGACACTGCGGTAACTTCATCTGATTTATTTATACTAAATTCTACTGCGGTTTTGTAGGTTGGATGGCTTCCTACCAAAGTAATATCTGTACCATGCAATGTTGTTACTACTTTTATGTCAATTCCTTTATCTTCAAGCATTTTTTTTGCCATGTAAGCAGCATAGGCATGCGGAATAGCATAATGTACGTGTAACACTTCAAGTTCATATTTTTGAACTACTTCCACCATTTTACTTGATAAAGCTAATTCATAAGGTTGATATTGAAATAAAGGGTACTCTTCTAAAACAACTTCGTGGAAATGCAAACGATGAGAAAAGAAATCTAATCGAACAGGCTGATTGTACGTTATAAAATGTACCTCGTGCCCCTTATCTGCTAATGCCATTCCTAATTCGGTTGCTACTACTCCACTTCCTCCAAAGGTAGGATAACATACAATTCCTATTTTCATCTGTATCTATTTGGTTATTTTATATGATTACAGACGTAAATTTACGGTTTTACTTACTTCTTTTTGTAAAGTTTTTCATAAAATAAAAACGCCATTACAAAGTTGTAATGGCGCTTAAAATATTTAACTACTCTTTATTTTAGTAATCTCCTAAAGTTTCTGGGTTTTGAGCTAAAGCAACTTCTAACTGTTCATCATTAGGTGCTTTACCATGCCACGCGTGGGTATGCATCATAAAATCAACTCCATTCCCCATTTCAGTACGTAATAATACACAAACTGGCTTTCCGTTTCCTGTACGTGATTTTGCTTCTGCCATTCCTTCTAAAATAGCTTCTACATTATTTCCTTCTGCAATTTCTACAACATCCCAACCAAAAGCTTCAAATTTAGCTTTTAAGCTTCCCATGGCTAAAACTTCATCAGTAGATCCATCAATTTGCTTTTCATTTACATCTACGGTAGAAATTAAGTTATCAATCTTTTTAGCAGAAGCATACATAGCTGCTTCCCAAATCTGACCTTCTTGTAACTCTCCATCACCATGTAATGAATATACAATTTTATCATCTCCATTTAACTTTTTTGCTTCAGCAGTACCAATAGCAACACTCATACCTTGTCCTAAAGAACCTGAAGCAATACGAATACCTGGTAAATTTTCATGCGTAGTTGGGTGACCTTGCAAACGAGAGTCTAACTTTCTAAAGGTTGCCAACTCAGCTACAGGGAAAAAACCGCTGTGAGCTAGTACACTGTAATATACTGGTGAAATATGTCCGTTTGACAAGAAAAATAAATCTTCATTTTTACCGTCCATAGAAAAATCGGTAGAATAATCCATAATTTCTTGATACAAACAGGTTAAAAATTCAGCACACCCTAAAGAACCTCCTGGATGACCTGAATTTACAGCATGTACCATTCGTACAATATCTCTACGAACTTGTTGTGTAAAATCTTGTAATTGTTGTGTTGTTGGCATTATTGTTTTGTTTTATACCCACAAATGTAATTGATTATGTAAAAATGAGCAATTACTTTTTTATTTAAGTAAAAGAAAAAGGGTTCATATGAGTTAAGTTTTCTTTTTCGTTAAATTTTCCCTTTCTAATTGAATAATTACTGAACCCTTTATTTACGTGGTTCAAAGAACTTATTTGTTTGTTTGATACACAAACAATTGTACTCTGTTTTTATAAAAACCGACTTCTAAAAACAAGCAAAAAACTCACTTACAGGTAATTATAAAAATAAGTAAATCGTGTTTTTTTTGGTACTTTTGACCTCTATTTGATTTTTTTATGAAAAAGATATTTGTTTTACTCCTAGTTATTGGATTAAGTTTAAAAGTTTATCCTCAAAATCATATAAAACAAGACACCTTACTCAGAAAAAGTTTTCAGGAATTATCCGATTTATTTTATAATAGTAAGCCTGACAGCCTAAAAGCAACGATATATGCCAAAAAGTATTTTTCAAAAGCTTTAAAAGAAAAAGACACTTTAGAAATGTTGAATGGAAAATACCTGTTAGCAGATATTTTAAATAATGAGGATGTTTATTTAACTTTTTGTGATTCACTTATTAAAATTATAGAAAATACCTCTACAAAAAAAATATCTGCAATTATTCACATCGACCTAGCTACTTATTTCTTTCATAAAGAACAGAATAATAGAGCTCTAAAAGAACTTATGAAAGCGAATCAAATAGTTCATAAGCTAAAAGATACCTATTTAAAAAATAAGGTTTTATATTTAATGGGGTCTATTCAGAATTCTGTAGGTGAAAATGAAAAAGCTTTAAAAATTTATAAAAAAGTATATAATTACACTTTGAAAGAAAAACTGTTAACAAAAGATAATTTCTTTTCTACTATCCCTTTAAATATAACAATAGAATATAGAAAGCTTAATAAAATAGATTCTGCTCTTTTTTATAATAGGAAAGCTGTAAGTTTATATAAAAAAATAAATGATAGTATAAATTTAGGTTATTCTTATTATTCTTTAGCCTTTATTTACCAGAAAAAACAAGAACATGAAAAAGCTTTAAAAGCTTATTTAAAATCTCTTTCTGCCATACAAAAAGATGAGAATTATAGAATATTAACTAATACCTATTCTAAAGTAGCTATGCTATATGACACGATTGGCTTTTATAGTAAGTCGCTAAAATATCACTTAAAAGCGGACTCTTTATTTGATGTAAGAAAAATACCCAGTAGATATTTGGAAGATACTTATAAATACTTAATCAATCAATACAGAGACAAAGACTTAAAAAAACAATTACTATATATAGAAAAACTCTTAAAAATAAAGGATTTCAAATCTAGTGAAAAAAAT
Encoded proteins:
- the bshA gene encoding N-acetyl-alpha-D-glucosaminyl L-malate synthase BshA; amino-acid sequence: MKIGIVCYPTFGGSGVVATELGMALADKGHEVHFITYNQPVRLDFFSHRLHFHEVVLEEYPLFQYQPYELALSSKMVEVVQKYELEVLHVHYAIPHAYAAYMAKKMLEDKGIDIKVVTTLHGTDITLVGSHPTYKTAVEFSINKSDEVTAVSKSLKEDTLRLFNIDKDIKVVYNFIDGEKYDRAHEGECKREALAKPEEKILTHISNFRPVKRTDDVIRIFNRVQEEVPSKLLMVGDGPERLKAENLAKELEIEDKVLFMGNSTEVAKILCYTDVFLLPSETESFGLAALEAMAASTVVISTNTGGLPEVNIHGVTGFLSKLGDIEGMANNAINILKDDKALNEFKENAKEHIKLFSLNNILPAYERLYKKCSVEA
- a CDS encoding transketolase; translation: MPTTQQLQDFTQQVRRDIVRMVHAVNSGHPGGSLGCAEFLTCLYQEIMDYSTDFSMDGKNEDLFFLSNGHISPVYYSVLAHSGFFPVAELATFRKLDSRLQGHPTTHENLPGIRIASGSLGQGMSVAIGTAEAKKLNGDDKIVYSLHGDGELQEGQIWEAAMYASAKKIDNLISTVDVNEKQIDGSTDEVLAMGSLKAKFEAFGWDVVEIAEGNNVEAILEGMAEAKSRTGNGKPVCVLLRTEMGNGVDFMMHTHAWHGKAPNDEQLEVALAQNPETLGDY
- a CDS encoding AraC family transcriptional regulator — protein: MKKIFVLLLVIGLSLKVYPQNHIKQDTLLRKSFQELSDLFYNSKPDSLKATIYAKKYFSKALKEKDTLEMLNGKYLLADILNNEDVYLTFCDSLIKIIENTSTKKISAIIHIDLATYFFHKEQNNRALKELMKANQIVHKLKDTYLKNKVLYLMGSIQNSVGENEKALKIYKKVYNYTLKEKLLTKDNFFSTIPLNITIEYRKLNKIDSALFYNRKAVSLYKKINDSINLGYSYYSLAFIYQKKQEHEKALKAYLKSLSAIQKDENYRILTNTYSKVAMLYDTIGFYSKSLKYHLKADSLFDVRKIPSRYLEDTYKYLINQYRDKDLKKQLLYIEKLLKIKDFKSSEKNKINKTFTEDYDIPNLISEKKKVIEKLQNEVKESRRNRIIYISFLVLSLALIGYQIKRKRSLKKRFIALVNQKEVTDKEKIKHVTKTTNKYELSDETINTIMKGLEVFEKNTDFLNSKINLQLLADRLDTNTSYLSKAINQYKKNSFSNYINQLRVKYTIEKLKKDSLWRKYTIKAISQEVGFKNAESFSKAFFKHTGLKPSYFIKELVKVKDHKSS